A single Oncorhynchus nerka isolate Pitt River linkage group LG10, Oner_Uvic_2.0, whole genome shotgun sequence DNA region contains:
- the LOC115135520 gene encoding dnaJ homolog subfamily C member 18-like isoform X2, translating into MDRAESDRLIEKAKLCLRSGRREKALQLLYEAQKIFPSTRARVLIDAIVRNGSSAAPEEPHIPPPRGFRSNEEDGDREEARKGANEEKKTYTEDQRQGVLRIKKCKDFYEILGVPKDSSDEDLKKAYRKLALKFHPDKNCAPGATDAFKAIGNAYAVLSNAEQRHKYDQYGEQAPSESTTHSSAQARHGHYRNFNRNFEADISPEELFNIFFGGRFPTGNIHVYTNRGATYSNFYQPRRRRAYERRDEEVEENRSPNTFTAFLQLLPVLVLILISVVTQLMATNPPYSLFYKPAMGLVVSRETQNMGVPYYVDKGFQKEYRGESLEELEKTIESDYIEHLQSSCWKEKQQKSDLANLAQLYRDDRLKAKAESLKLDNCDKLYRFVGRQRGE; encoded by the exons ATGGATAGAGCGGAATCAGATCGGTTGATAGAGAAAGCAAAGCTGTGCTTGCGGTCAGGGCGGAGAGAAAAGGCCCTTCAACTGTTGTATGAAGCCCAGAAAATATTTCCCAGCACTCGGGCCAGAG TGCTGATTGATGCCATAGTGAGGAATGGAAGCTCTGCTGCTCCAGAGGAGCCCCACATACCCCCACCGCGTGGCTTTCGATCCAATGAAGAGGACGGGGATCGAGAGGAAGCGCGCAAAGGGGCCAACGAGGAGAAGAAGACCTACACAGAGGATCAGCGTCAGGGTGTTCTCAG GATAAAGAAATGCAAGGACTTCTATGAGATCCTGGGCGTTCCTAAAGACTCTAGCGATGAAGATCTGAAGAAGGCATACAGGAAGCTGGCACTGAAGTTCCACCCTGACAAGAACTGTGCCCCGGGAGCCACAGATGCATTTAAAG CCATAGGCAATGCGTATGCAGTGCTGAGCAATGCTGAGCAGCGTCATAAGTATGACCAGTACGGAGAGCAGGCTCCCTCTGAGAGCACCACCCACTCCTCAGCCCAAGCTCGCCACGGACACTACCGCAACTTCAACAGGAACTTTGAGGCTGACATCTCCCCTGAAGAGCTTTTCAATATCTTCTTTGGAGGAAGATTTCCCACAG GCAACATCCATGTGTACACAAACAGAGGCGCCACCTACTCTAACTTCTACCAGCCTCGTCGGCGACGTGCATATGAGAGGCGCGATGAGGAAGTGGAGGAGAACCGCAGTCCG AACACCTTCACTGCCTTCCTGCAGCTTCTTCCTGTGCTGGTGCTGATCCTCATATCTGTTGTGACCCAACTGATGGCCACCAACCCTCCCTACAGTCTCTTTTACAAACC GGCCATGGGTCTGGTGGTCTCCCGGGAGACCCAGAATATGGGTGTGCCCTACTACGTGGACAAGGGCTTCCAGAAGGAGTACCGTGGGGAGTCCCTGGAGGAGCTGGAGAAAACCATAGAGAGTGATTACATTGAACACCTGCAGAGCAGCTGCTGGAAGGAGAAACAGCAGA AGTCGGACTTGGCGAACCTTGCCCAACTGTACCGTGATGACAGGCTGAAGGCGAAGGCTGAGTCTCTAAAGCTGGACAACTGTGACAAGCTGTACCGCTTTGTGGGccgacagagaggagaatga
- the LOC115135521 gene encoding LOW QUALITY PROTEIN: kinesin-like protein KIF20A (The sequence of the model RefSeq protein was modified relative to this genomic sequence to represent the inferred CDS: inserted 1 base in 1 codon) has protein sequence MALSLASPCGVLSNEEDGMAVFESTAADIGGRLNGVTLPELSIISPGLEHRPSIREKMLGKPGVARQGNGDEGSTDRVRVFLRIRPLTEGEKERGEEQGCVCVQNEESLMLKAPKDSQNMKCAERGVAQSVHKFSFSRIFGPETTQQDFYESTMKEMVRDVLRGESRLLYTYGVTNSGKTYTVQGVGREAGLLPRALVSVFRKLQGRLYGAMDLKPALYQEVRQLDAGEVRAEEIRRDSLLKEEGGMTSRMRDGTSTWDSGIGGLSITSHIEDSDSVLLEPDSLSHSGGEDLEEGVQFSVWVAFYEIYNEFLYDLLETPPSLQPKKRATLRLSDDKQGNPYVKDLTWVQVRSAEEAWRVLRAGRRNQSFASTHLNHNSSRSHSIFSTRILHVHPEADRGQATRVSELSVCDLAGSERCKEQRNGERMKEANNINTSLHTLGRCISALRHNQNNKPRALQVVPFRDCKLTRVLQGFFCGRGRSSMVVNINPCASTYDETLQALKFSAIATQLVHGPSTKTRVAYILSLLREPQPHSNDSTLMEEDEDSDGEEGDITMFDSDALLRAIEVLKREVQRQREEKEVLEATIREQVFSEMMEVICGMEKDFSQTLETERALLEERFEDKINNLQKSLRRYYNQEIEERDEQIVALTAALAKVGVAPAEPAPLPLFPPMALGGVSEEPAPRRSQRLASTTTGELSRVRAELDQCRAELLETKQELRCIQRQCTPPEPSDALTNTANRKLVEGQKNLRRLRLDLQKLGLNLQSGERACCRNTDGERLRHALAAADGTLAKQDQTLVELQNGLLLVKADLRRKAECLAQMQTPGSCKKRGCGAGATAGNVENQPPEKRPFFLSLFPXPSRNKQGRREDQTTRYSRVLRSHRVTKC, from the exons ATGGCATTATCTCTGGCGTCTCCGTGTGGAGTCCTGTCTAACGAGGAAGATGGCATGGCTGTGTTTGAGTCCACGGCAGCTGACATCGGAGGCCGACTGAACGGGGTCACTCTGCCTGAGCTCTCCATCATCTCCCCGGGGCTAGAACATCGGCCATCCATCAGAGAG AAAATGTTGGGGAAGCCTGGAGTGGCCAGACAAGGCAACGGTGATGAGGGGAGCACTGACAGAGTGAGGGTGTTTCTGCGTATCCGCCCTCTgactgagggagagaaggaaagaggagaggaacag ggctgtgtgtgtgtgcaaaacgAAGAGAGCCTGATGCTCAAAGCCCCCAAAGACTCCCAGAACATGAAGTGTGCAGAGAGGGGAGTCGCCCAGAGCGTGCACAAATTCAGCTTCTCTCGG ATCTTTGGCCCGGAGACCACACAACAGGACTTCTATGAGAGCACAATGAAGGAGATGGTGAGAGACGTGCTTCGTGGCGAGAGCCGTCTCCTCTACACATACGGTGTCACCAACTCTGGCAAGACCTACACCGTTCAGG GAGTGGGTCGAGAGGCAGGCCTCCTTCCCAGAGCCCTGGTGTCTGTGTTCAGGAAGCTGCAGGGCCGCCTGTACGGGGCCATGGACCTCAAGCCTGCCCTCTACCAGGAGGTACGCCAGCTGGATGCCGGTGAGGTCCGGGCTGAGGAGATCCGCAGAGACTCTCTGCTCAAAGAG GAGGGTGGCATGACTTCTCGGATGCGTGACGGCACCAGTACCTGGGACAGCGGCATTGGTGGACTCTCCATAACCAGCCACATCGAAG ACTCAGACAGTGTGTTGCTGGAGCCTGACAGCTTGTCCCACAGTGGAGGGGAGGACCTGGAGGAGGGAGTGCAGTTCTCTGTGTGGGTGGCCTTCTACGAGATCTACAACGAATTCCTGTACGACCTGCTGGAGACTCCGCCCTCCCTGCAGCCCAAGAAGAGGGCCACTCTGCGGCTGAGTGACGACAAGCAAGGGAACCCTTACGtgaaag ACCTCACCTGGGTGCAGGTCCGCAGTGCAGAGGAGGCTTGGAGAGTGCTCAGAGCTGGCCGGAGGAACCAGAGCTTTGCCAGCACTCACCTCAACCACAACTCCAGCCGCAGCCACAGCATCTTCTCCACCCGGATCCTGCACGTCCACCCAGAGGCTGACCGGGGCCAGGCCACACGCGTCAGCGA gctgtctgtctgtgacctGGCTGGCTCAGAGCGTTGTAAAGAGCAGCGCAACGGGGAGCGGATGAAGGAGGCCAACAACATCAACACCTCCCTCCACACCCTGGGCCGCTGTATCTCTGCTCTGAGGCACAACCAGAACAATAA GCCACGAGCCCTTCAGGTGGTGCCGTTCAGAGACTGTAAACTGACCCGAGTGCTTCAGGGCTTCTTCTGCGGCCGCGGGCGGTCCAGTATGGTGGTCAACATCAACCCCTGTGCTTCGACCTACGACGAGACCCTCCAGGCCCTCAAGTTCTCTGCCATCGCCACACAG ctggtccatGGGCCGTCCACTAAGACCCGGGTGGCCTACATCCTGTCCCTGCTGCGGGAGCCCCAGCCTCACTCCAATGACAGCACTCTGATGGAGGAAGACGAGGACAGTGATGGTGAAGAGGGGGACATCACCATGTTCGATTCAGAT GCTCTGCTGCGGGCCATCGAGGTGCTGAAGAGGGAGGTGCAGCGCCAgcgggaggagaaggaggtgctGGAGGCCACCATCAGGGAGCAGGTGTTCTCTGAGATGATGGAGGTGATCTGTGGTATGGAGAAGGACTTCAGCCAgaccctggagacagagagggctcTGTTGGAGGAGAGGTTTGAGGACAAGATCAACAACCTCCAGAAAAGCCTCCGGAGATACTACAACCAGGAAATCGAG GAGCGTGATGAACAGATAGTGGCTCTGACTGCTGCCTTGGCGAAGGTAGGGGTAGCCCCAGCAGAGCCAgccccccttcccctcttcccaccCATGGCCCTGGGAGGAGTCTCGGAGGAACCCGCCCCCCGTCGCTCCCAGCGCCTGGCCTCCACAACCACAGGAGAGTTGAGCAGAGTGAGGGCTGAGCTGGACCAGTGTCGCGCCGAGCTGTTGGAGACAAAACAAG AGCTGAGGTGTATCCAGCGGCAGTGCACACCACCAGAGCCCTCAGACGCCCTGACCAACACTGCCAACCGCAAGCTGGTCGAGGGCCAAAAG AACCTGCGTCGGTTGCGTCTGGACCTGCAGAAGCTGGGTTTGAACCTGCAGTCTGGAGAGAGGGCATGCTGCCGCAACACAGACGGGGAGAGGCTGCGCCATGCGCTCGCAGCTGCAGACGGCACACTGGCCAAACAG GACCAGACCTTGGTGGAGCTGCAGAACGGCCTGCTGCTGGTCAAGGCTGACCTGAGGAGGAAGGCAGAGTGCCTGGCCCAGATGCAGACGCCCGGCTCCTGTAAGAAGAGGGGCTGTGGGGCAGGGGCAACAGCGGGCAACGTGGAGAACCAGCCCCCAGAGAAAAGacccttcttcctctcccttttCC CCCCGTCACGAAACAAACAGGGACGCCGTGAGGATCAAACCACACGCTACTCACGGGTTCTGCGCTCCCACAGGGTCACAAAGTGCTAA
- the LOC115135520 gene encoding dnaJ homolog subfamily C member 18-like isoform X1 yields MDRAESDRLIEKAKLCLRSGRREKALQLLYEAQKIFPSTRARVLIDAIVRNGSSAAPEEPHIPPPRGFRSNEEDGDREEARKGANEEKKTYTEDQRQGVLRIKKCKDFYEILGVPKDSSDEDLKKAYRKLALKFHPDKNCAPGATDAFKAIGNAYAVLSNAEQRHKYDQYGEQAPSESTTHSSAQARHGHYRNFNRNFEADISPEELFNIFFGGRFPTGNIHVYTNRGATYSNFYQPRRRRAYERRDEEVEENRSPQNTFTAFLQLLPVLVLILISVVTQLMATNPPYSLFYKPAMGLVVSRETQNMGVPYYVDKGFQKEYRGESLEELEKTIESDYIEHLQSSCWKEKQQKSDLANLAQLYRDDRLKAKAESLKLDNCDKLYRFVGRQRGE; encoded by the exons ATGGATAGAGCGGAATCAGATCGGTTGATAGAGAAAGCAAAGCTGTGCTTGCGGTCAGGGCGGAGAGAAAAGGCCCTTCAACTGTTGTATGAAGCCCAGAAAATATTTCCCAGCACTCGGGCCAGAG TGCTGATTGATGCCATAGTGAGGAATGGAAGCTCTGCTGCTCCAGAGGAGCCCCACATACCCCCACCGCGTGGCTTTCGATCCAATGAAGAGGACGGGGATCGAGAGGAAGCGCGCAAAGGGGCCAACGAGGAGAAGAAGACCTACACAGAGGATCAGCGTCAGGGTGTTCTCAG GATAAAGAAATGCAAGGACTTCTATGAGATCCTGGGCGTTCCTAAAGACTCTAGCGATGAAGATCTGAAGAAGGCATACAGGAAGCTGGCACTGAAGTTCCACCCTGACAAGAACTGTGCCCCGGGAGCCACAGATGCATTTAAAG CCATAGGCAATGCGTATGCAGTGCTGAGCAATGCTGAGCAGCGTCATAAGTATGACCAGTACGGAGAGCAGGCTCCCTCTGAGAGCACCACCCACTCCTCAGCCCAAGCTCGCCACGGACACTACCGCAACTTCAACAGGAACTTTGAGGCTGACATCTCCCCTGAAGAGCTTTTCAATATCTTCTTTGGAGGAAGATTTCCCACAG GCAACATCCATGTGTACACAAACAGAGGCGCCACCTACTCTAACTTCTACCAGCCTCGTCGGCGACGTGCATATGAGAGGCGCGATGAGGAAGTGGAGGAGAACCGCAGTCCG CAGAACACCTTCACTGCCTTCCTGCAGCTTCTTCCTGTGCTGGTGCTGATCCTCATATCTGTTGTGACCCAACTGATGGCCACCAACCCTCCCTACAGTCTCTTTTACAAACC GGCCATGGGTCTGGTGGTCTCCCGGGAGACCCAGAATATGGGTGTGCCCTACTACGTGGACAAGGGCTTCCAGAAGGAGTACCGTGGGGAGTCCCTGGAGGAGCTGGAGAAAACCATAGAGAGTGATTACATTGAACACCTGCAGAGCAGCTGCTGGAAGGAGAAACAGCAGA AGTCGGACTTGGCGAACCTTGCCCAACTGTACCGTGATGACAGGCTGAAGGCGAAGGCTGAGTCTCTAAAGCTGGACAACTGTGACAAGCTGTACCGCTTTGTGGGccgacagagaggagaatga
- the LOC115134933 gene encoding bromodomain-containing protein 8-like — protein sequence MASGVGKHKLLAMGPTEPWSVREKLCLATSVMKSGDQNWVSVSRAIKPFADAGRPPDWFSQKHCASQYSELLETTETPKRKRGEKGEVVETAEDVIVRRLTAERIEELKRLIRDTQEKHRKLKKEAELIQAGHLDSKLEELRGEIVQKKKQEEEEADVKRKAIDTAYLARQAVKNTPKRVASVTVRSPPGCGSPSLEFCQGDIPQSTPEDPSTSVTTPEAAGFMPLTEACGMVGAESGLGTLLDDSPQKKLLGQKATPPPSPLLSELLKKGSFIPTSPRLVGDGDLPGNMTIAHDLQLTGSILPGCLATGAPTLSRLLEAGPQFSAPLGSLASSTDSSSALLTAAAPPHYGLPRLTTHRSLPFPPSAFIQGDENAEALDAAAVEAALSLCEETPCLAPPGSPGPSSLLSLTLPPPHGPHKPPPTPPPSTAVWSGLSPSCSSMMLEHSQPIGARLQHGVMCGANGEGSPVSPHATIKCESEEWMQQGADTPHADSEGGSMTRGHSKEEEEGERRRGETKEDSYSLHTASSLQLHTTADSIPSSPASSKFSMCIEDQEARQALEESHHAGMASSRQSQAHGPVGHSDHLLRPRPMDLLDTLTISVLLRPRPMDLSTIKKSIETGLIRTTAEFQRDIMLMFQNTVMYNSCDHDVFHMALEMQRDVLEQIQQFLATQLIMQTSESGISVKSLRGQESTRKQDPSDKDGGTRGRHCAIEADLKMKMKKLVAGSTCG from the exons ATGGCGAGCGGGGTTGGAA AACACAAGTTGCTTGCCATGGGGCCAACGGAGCCATGGTCGGTGAGGGAGAAGCTGTGCTTGGCCACCTCTGTCATGAAGAGTGGGGACCAGAACTG GGTGTCTGTCAGTCGTGCCATCAAACCATTTGCAGACGCAGGACGACCCCCTGACTGGTTCTCACAAAAG CACTGTGCCTCCCAGTACTCAGAGCTCCTGGAGACGACAGAGACCCCAAA ACGGAAGCGGGGTGAGAAAGGCGAGGTGGTGGAGACGGCGGAGGATGTGATCGTGCGCAGGCTCACGGCAGAGAGGATTGAGGAGCTGAAGCGCTTGatcagagacacacaggagaaGCACAG GAAGCTGAAGAAAGAGGCAGAGCTGATCCAAGCCGGGCACCTGGACTCCAAACTTGAGGAGCTACGGGGAGAGATTGTGCA GAAGAagaaacaggaagaggaggaggcagaCGTGAAAAGAAAGGCCATAGATACAGCCTATCTAG CCAGACAGGCGGTGAAGAACACCCCTAAACGAGTGGCAAGTGTGACCGTGCGCTCTCCCCCGGGGTGCGGCTCGCCAAGCCTCGAGTTCTGCCAAGGGGACATACCCCAGAGCACACCTGAGGACCCCAGCACCTCAGTGACT ACCCCAGAAGCAGCAGGGTTCATGCCCCTGACTGAGGCCTGTGGGATGGTTGGTGCAGAGTCAGGCCTGGGCACTCTTCTGGATGACTCCCCACAAAAGAAGCTCTTGGGCCAGAAAGCCACGccaccaccatcccctctcctctctgagcTACTGAAGAAAGGCAGTTTCATACCCACAAGCCCCAGACTG GTTGGAGATGGTGACCTGCCTGGTAATATGACAATAGCACATGACCTACAGCTCACAGGCTCCATTCTCCCTGGCTGTCTagcaacag GTGCCCCTACACTCTCTCGTCTGCTGGAGGCCGGGCCTCAGTTCTCAGCTCCGCTGGGCTCCTTGGCCAGCAGCACAGACTCCTCCAGTGCCCTTCTCACTGCTGCTGCACCCCCCCACTATGGACTCCCCCGCCTCACTACACACAGGTCTCTCCCGTTCCCTCCCTCTGCTTTTATACAG GGTGATGAGAATGCAGAAGCTTTGGATGCGGCTGCAGTGGAGGCCGCTCTGTCCCTGTGTGAGGAGACGCCCTGTCTGGCCCCCCCTGGGAGCCCGGGCCCTTCAAGCCTCCTGAGTCTAACCCTGCCACCCCCACACGGGCCCCACAagcctcctcctactcctcccccCTCTACGGCAGTCTGGAG TGGCCTTTCTCCCTCCTGCTCGTCTATGATGCTGGAGCACAGCCAGCCTATTGGCGCTCGTCTGCAGCATGGGGTCATGTGCGGGGCCAATGGGGAGGGAAGCCCTGTCTCTCCCCATGCCACCATCAAGTGTGAGAGTGAAGAGTGGATGCAGCAAGGAGCTGACACACCACACGCAG ACTCTGAGGGTGGCTCCATGACAAGAGGACACTCCAAG gaggaagaggagggggagcgaCGTAGAGGAGAGACTAAAGAGGACAGCTATAGTCTGCACACAGCCTCCTCTCTGCAGCTCCACACCACCGCAGACTCTATCCCCAGCAGCCCTGCCTCCTCCAAGTT TTCGATGTGCATTGAGGACCAGGAGGCCAGACAGGCTCTGGAGGAAAGCCATCATGCTGGTATGGCGAGCAGCCGCCAATCACAG GCCCATGGACCTGTTGGACACTCTGACCATCTCCTCCGCCCCAGGCCCATGGACCTGTTGGACACTCTGACCATCTCCGTTCTCCTCCGCCCCAGGCCCATGGACCTGTCCACCATTAAGAAGAGCATTGAAACCGGTCTGATCCGCACCACGGCAGAGTTCCAGCGGGACATCATGCTGATGTTCCAGAACACGGTGATGTACAACAGCTGTGACCATGATGTGTTCCACATGGCCCTGGAGATGCAGAGGGACGTCCTGGAGCAGATCCAGCAGTTCCTGGCCACACAGCTCATCATGCAGACCTCCGAGTCGGGCATCAGCGTCAAGAGCCTGAGGGGCCAGGAGAGCACCCGCAAGCAGGACCCCTCGGACAAG GATGGGGGCACCAGGGGGCGCCATTGTGCCATAGAAGCTGACCTGAAGATGAAGATGAAGAAATTAGTCGCAGGGAGCACCTGCGGATGA